Proteins encoded together in one Rhipicephalus sanguineus isolate Rsan-2018 chromosome 9, BIME_Rsan_1.4, whole genome shotgun sequence window:
- the LOC119405092 gene encoding non-structural maintenance of chromosomes element 3 homolog translates to MADSKKRARLTQSKLSFSKTSQSSSKRGDAEKSGSSVSTEDLERMVNDTVYYLLISDQHKEAIKKKDIQKHVLNNSGRVMRSVLASAKEKLHDVFGYELVELEDKQGSVILVSKIDLSEYSQFLRRSDKDLAKQGLIILVLALILMNDGVIREDSLWKMLRSYAFDPNVTDPTFGDVRKLICVELVKQAYLEQSVILGSDPPLNQYHWGMRAKKEISKRSVLEIVCKIMGQGAQPEHWASVYDEVVRSENAN, encoded by the exons ATGGCAGATTCCAAGAAACGCGCTAGGCTGACACAGTCAAAGCTGAGCTTCTCAAAGACTTCACAATCGTCTTCG AAGCGTGGGGATGCCGAGAAAAGTGGATCCAGTGTATCTACAGAAGATCTTGAACGTATG GTCAATGACACCGTGTACTACCTTCTGATCTCGGACCAGCACAAGGAGGCCATCAAGAAGAAAG ACATACAGAAGCATGTTCTGAACAACAGTGGAAGAGTCATGCGCAGTGTGCTTGCCTCGGCTAAGGAGAAACTCCACGAT GTGTTTGGTTACGAACTGGTAGAGCTTGAAGATAAGCAAGGCTCAGTCATACTAGTCAGCAAAATCGACCTTTCTGAGTACAGTCAGTTCTTAAGAAG AAGTGACAAAGATCTTGCAAAACAGGGCCTCATAATCCTTGTCCTGGCCCTTATTCTCATGAATGATGGAGTCATCCGCGAAG ATTCACTTTGGAAAATGCTGAGGTCCTATGCCTTTGACCCGAA CGTGACAGATCCAACCTTTGGTGACGTGAGGAAGCTGATATGTGTAGAGCTTGTCAAGCAGGCGTACCTCGAGCAGTCGGTGATTCTAGGGTCTGATCCACCATTGAATCAGTACCACTGGGGCATGCGGGCGAAGAAGGAAATCTCAAAGCGCTCTGTCCTTGAAATAGTCTGCAAG ATTATGGGCCAGGGAGCACAACCGGAACACTGGGCGTCGGTTTACGATGAAGTTGTGCGTTCAGAAAATGCCAACTGA